Proteins encoded together in one Allomeiothermus silvanus DSM 9946 window:
- a CDS encoding O-acetylhomoserine aminocarboxypropyltransferase/cysteine synthase family protein, which translates to MDFSTLAVLSGLPDDPHHAVGLPIYATAAYGFESLEEGAYKFATGEGYTYTRLQNPTVAALEERLSALESAIGAVCLASGQAASFAALLALVRSGDEIVASPGLFGGTVGLLNQVFGLMGIRVHFVAPEVEAVRAVLGERTRAVYTEVLGNPSLELPDLEGLAQLCEARGVALIVDNTFGAVGALARPLEHGAHAVTHSLTKWASGHGSILGGAVLARSSEVWRNYPQFTTPDPQGRVPWEAFGPRCFLERVRQLGLSLGGMVLSPFNAYLLFQGVETVALRVERACRSALEVAAWLQGQPQVAWVRYPGLEGDPAHARASQYLHGGFGSILAFGVKGGLEGASRFLKRLRIIQAPNVGDARTLAVHPWTTTHSRIPEAARLAAGVKPEMIRFSVGLESPKDIQAMLAEALAAVER; encoded by the coding sequence ATGGACTTTTCGACCCTGGCAGTACTCAGCGGCTTGCCCGACGACCCCCACCACGCGGTGGGCCTGCCCATCTACGCGACGGCGGCCTACGGCTTCGAAAGCCTCGAGGAAGGCGCCTACAAGTTCGCCACGGGCGAGGGCTACACCTACACCCGGCTACAAAACCCCACCGTGGCCGCGTTGGAAGAGCGGCTGAGCGCCTTGGAAAGCGCTATCGGTGCGGTATGCCTGGCCTCGGGCCAGGCCGCGAGCTTCGCCGCGTTGCTCGCGCTGGTGCGCTCGGGGGACGAGATCGTCGCCAGCCCCGGGCTCTTCGGCGGCACGGTCGGCTTGCTCAACCAGGTCTTCGGCCTGATGGGCATCAGGGTGCACTTCGTGGCCCCCGAGGTGGAGGCGGTACGGGCGGTGCTCGGCGAGCGCACCCGGGCTGTGTATACCGAGGTGCTGGGCAATCCCTCGCTCGAGCTGCCCGACCTGGAGGGCCTGGCCCAACTATGCGAGGCGCGCGGCGTGGCCCTGATCGTGGACAACACCTTCGGCGCGGTAGGGGCGCTGGCGCGGCCCCTCGAGCACGGGGCGCACGCCGTCACCCACAGCCTGACCAAGTGGGCCAGCGGGCACGGCTCGATCCTGGGCGGGGCGGTGCTGGCCCGCTCGAGCGAGGTCTGGCGGAACTACCCGCAGTTCACCACCCCCGACCCGCAAGGCCGCGTCCCCTGGGAAGCCTTCGGCCCGCGATGTTTCCTCGAGCGGGTACGGCAGCTGGGCCTCTCGCTGGGCGGGATGGTGCTCTCCCCCTTCAACGCCTATCTGCTCTTCCAGGGGGTCGAGACCGTCGCGCTGCGGGTGGAGCGGGCCTGTAGGAGCGCTCTCGAGGTCGCGGCTTGGCTGCAGGGGCAGCCCCAGGTAGCCTGGGTGCGTTACCCCGGCCTCGAGGGCGACCCGGCCCACGCCCGAGCCTCGCAGTACCTGCACGGCGGCTTTGGCAGCATCCTGGCCTTCGGCGTGAAAGGCGGGCTCGAGGGAGCCAGCCGCTTCCTGAAGCGCCTGCGGATCATTCAGGCCCCCAACGTCGGCGACGCCCGCACCCTGGCCGTGCACCCCTGGACCACCACCCACTCCCGTATCCCCGAGGCGGCCCGCCTGGCCGCGGGGGTAAAGCCCGAGATGATCCGCTTCTCGGTGGGCCTGGAGAGCCCCAAGGACATTCAGGCCATGCTGGCCGAGGCGCTGGCGGCGGTGGAAAGATAG
- a CDS encoding NADPH-dependent assimilatory sulfite reductase hemoprotein subunit, whose product MAEAKLSKVEYVKIASNRLRGPVDAELHDGSDHFSEEGYQILKFHGIYQQDDRDVRKARKAQGLGPDYSFMIRVAIPGGVLTPEQYLALDRLADELGNATLRITTRQAIQYHGVRKGGLKPLIRVLNQNLLTTLSACGDVVRNIVACPAPLADRQRAGLYRYAKELSDRLKPKTRAYYEIWLDGEKAASLEENEPLYGETYLPRKFKIGFAFPGDNCVDVYTQDVGIVPVVEGERLEGFTLLVGGGLGQSHGAKDTHPALAKPLATVRPEQLFEVVEAIVKVQRDHGRRDDRKYSRMKYLVEAWGLERFKAEVERYVGYALSEARPLAWLSGDDHLGWHPQGDGKLFFGLFVENGRVKENLRAAIREVVQRFSPEVRLTAQQNILFVGLDPADQTAVEAVFRDHGVALPGSIPLAVQNAMACPALPTCGLAITESERVMPQVIREINGLLERLGLKDGPVPHVRMTGCPNGCARPYSAEVGLVGRSLNSYTVYLGGSHLGTRLGQVYLDNVRREEIARRLEPLLEAYKLERQEGEAFGDYCHRVGVQTLWERFSEREASYHG is encoded by the coding sequence ATGGCAGAAGCTAAGCTATCCAAAGTCGAGTATGTGAAGATCGCCAGCAACCGCTTGCGCGGGCCCGTCGACGCCGAGCTCCACGACGGCAGCGACCACTTCAGCGAAGAGGGCTACCAGATCCTCAAGTTTCACGGCATCTACCAGCAGGACGACCGCGACGTGCGCAAGGCGCGCAAGGCGCAGGGCCTGGGGCCCGACTACTCCTTCATGATCCGGGTGGCCATCCCTGGGGGGGTGCTTACGCCCGAGCAATACCTGGCCCTCGACCGCCTGGCCGACGAACTGGGTAACGCCACGCTGCGCATCACCACCCGGCAGGCCATCCAGTACCACGGGGTGCGCAAGGGCGGGCTCAAGCCGCTGATTCGGGTCTTGAACCAAAATCTCCTCACCACCCTCTCGGCCTGTGGGGACGTGGTGCGCAACATCGTGGCCTGCCCCGCGCCTTTAGCCGACCGACAGCGCGCCGGGCTATACCGCTACGCCAAGGAACTCTCCGACCGGCTCAAGCCCAAAACCCGCGCCTACTACGAGATCTGGCTGGATGGGGAGAAAGCCGCGAGCCTGGAAGAAAACGAACCCCTCTACGGCGAGACCTACCTGCCGCGCAAGTTCAAGATCGGCTTTGCCTTTCCCGGTGACAACTGCGTGGACGTCTACACCCAGGACGTCGGCATCGTCCCGGTGGTGGAGGGGGAGCGCCTCGAGGGCTTCACCTTGCTGGTGGGCGGCGGGCTGGGCCAGAGCCACGGGGCCAAGGACACCCACCCCGCCCTGGCCAAGCCCCTCGCCACCGTCCGCCCGGAGCAGCTGTTCGAAGTCGTGGAGGCCATCGTCAAGGTGCAGCGCGACCACGGGCGGCGCGACGACCGCAAGTATAGCCGCATGAAGTACCTGGTCGAGGCCTGGGGCCTCGAGCGCTTCAAGGCCGAGGTCGAGCGCTACGTGGGCTACGCCCTGAGCGAGGCCCGACCGCTGGCGTGGCTCTCGGGCGACGACCACCTTGGCTGGCACCCGCAAGGCGACGGCAAGCTCTTCTTCGGGCTCTTTGTGGAGAACGGGCGGGTCAAGGAAAACCTGCGCGCGGCGATCCGCGAGGTGGTGCAGCGCTTTTCCCCCGAGGTGCGCCTCACCGCCCAGCAGAACATCCTCTTTGTTGGCCTTGATCCTGCCGACCAGACCGCCGTCGAGGCCGTCTTCCGCGACCACGGCGTGGCGCTCCCCGGCAGCATCCCGCTGGCGGTGCAAAACGCCATGGCCTGCCCGGCCCTGCCCACCTGCGGCCTGGCCATCACCGAGAGCGAGCGGGTGATGCCCCAGGTGATCCGGGAGATCAACGGGCTCTTGGAGAGGCTCGGGCTGAAGGACGGCCCCGTCCCCCACGTCCGCATGACCGGCTGCCCCAACGGCTGCGCCCGCCCCTACAGCGCCGAGGTGGGCCTGGTGGGCCGCAGCTTGAACTCCTACACCGTCTACCTGGGCGGCAGCCACCTGGGGACCCGCCTGGGCCAGGTCTACCTCGATAACGTGAGGCGCGAGGAGATCGCCCGCCGCCTCGAGCCCCTCCTCGAGGCCTACAAGCTCGAGCGGCAGGAGGGGGAGGCCTTCGGTGACTACTGCCACCGCGTGGGTGTACAGACGCTTTGGGAACGCTTTAGCGAGCGGGAAGCTTCGTACCACGGCTGA
- the cobA gene encoding uroporphyrinogen-III C-methyltransferase — protein sequence MKGKVYLVGAGPGDPELLTLRAVRVLQEAEVVLYDRLVSPAVLELVHPLAQLHYVGKERGEQERVQGEILALLLAHARSGRKVVRLKGGDPMVYGRGGEEWAFLAREGIAVELVPGVSSALAVPGMAGIPLTLRGVAGGFAVLSGHAQGGGLPDCTPYAGVDTLVILMGVGERARIAGALIAAGRRPGEPVAFIERGTTPEERVVVSSLGQVAEGKVEVQSPAVWVVGEVVRLRERLRAVELAAAGAVG from the coding sequence GTGAAGGGCAAGGTGTATTTGGTGGGGGCGGGTCCCGGGGACCCCGAACTGCTGACCCTGCGGGCGGTGCGGGTGCTGCAGGAGGCGGAAGTGGTGCTCTACGACCGGCTGGTGAGCCCGGCGGTGTTGGAGTTGGTCCACCCGCTGGCCCAGCTCCACTACGTGGGCAAGGAGCGGGGGGAACAGGAGCGGGTCCAGGGGGAGATCCTCGCCTTGCTGCTGGCCCACGCCCGCTCCGGGCGGAAGGTGGTGCGGCTCAAAGGGGGCGATCCGATGGTCTATGGGCGGGGGGGCGAGGAGTGGGCGTTCCTGGCCCGAGAGGGCATCGCGGTGGAGCTGGTGCCGGGGGTGAGCTCGGCCCTGGCGGTGCCCGGGATGGCCGGTATCCCCCTGACGCTGCGCGGGGTAGCGGGGGGCTTTGCGGTGCTCTCGGGGCATGCCCAGGGGGGAGGGCTGCCCGACTGCACGCCCTATGCCGGGGTGGACACCCTGGTGATCCTGATGGGGGTGGGGGAGCGGGCGCGCATCGCCGGTGCGCTGATCGCAGCGGGGCGTAGGCCGGGGGAGCCGGTGGCCTTCATCGAGCGGGGCACCACCCCCGAGGAGCGGGTGGTGGTGTCCAGCTTGGGGCAGGTGGCGGAGGGGAAGGTGGAGGTCCAGTCCCCCGCGGTGTGGGTCGTGGGGGAGGTCGTGCGGCTACGCGAGCGGCTCAGGGCGGTCGAGCTGGCCGCCGCGGGAGCCGTGGGGTAA
- a CDS encoding precorrin-2 dehydrogenase/sirohydrochlorin ferrochelatase family protein, giving the protein MAYYPVMLDLRGRRVLFVGGGWETEAKVRGLVEAGAKVTLISPFEHPELECWLAEGALTWLRRGFLPGDLEGFALVFSHPANRWVNQMVAREARERGVWLNAVDDPAHCDFILPAVHRQGDLVIAVSTGGAAPALGVRIKQRLAGEYGPEYARYLELLRSFRPLVLRAYPHDFAARKAAWYRMVDSPALELVALGEVEAAREVLLAALYHPPQPQQGSLSVEGATL; this is encoded by the coding sequence ATGGCCTACTACCCGGTGATGCTGGATCTGCGGGGCCGGAGGGTGCTGTTTGTGGGGGGCGGCTGGGAGACCGAGGCCAAAGTGCGGGGGTTGGTGGAGGCGGGGGCCAAGGTGACCCTGATATCCCCCTTCGAGCACCCCGAGCTGGAATGCTGGCTAGCCGAGGGGGCCCTTACCTGGCTGCGGCGCGGTTTTCTCCCCGGCGACCTGGAGGGTTTCGCGCTGGTCTTCTCCCACCCCGCCAACCGGTGGGTCAATCAGATGGTCGCGCGGGAAGCCCGAGAGCGGGGTGTGTGGCTCAACGCGGTGGATGACCCCGCCCACTGCGACTTCATCCTGCCCGCGGTGCACCGCCAAGGGGACCTGGTGATCGCGGTCTCTACCGGCGGGGCGGCTCCTGCGCTGGGGGTGCGCATCAAGCAGCGGCTGGCCGGGGAGTACGGCCCCGAGTACGCGCGCTACCTGGAGCTGCTGCGCTCCTTCCGGCCCCTTGTTTTGCGGGCCTATCCCCACGACTTCGCGGCGCGCAAAGCCGCCTGGTACCGCATGGTGGATAGCCCGGCGCTGGAGTTGGTGGCTCTAGGGGAGGTGGAAGCGGCGCGGGAGGTGCTGCTGGCGGCTTTGTACCATCCCCCGCAGCCGCAGCAGGGAAGCCTATCGGTGGAGGGGGCAACGCTGTGA
- a CDS encoding sulfate/molybdate ABC transporter ATP-binding protein has protein sequence MNIRIENLSKRFGSFTALEGVSLDVRSGELVAILGPSGSGKTTLLRVIAGLEIPDTGRVWFGEEEATFRPPGERRVGFVFQHYALFKHMTVFENVAFGLRVRPRSRRPDRRALEARVHELLRLVQLDWAAQRYPAQLSGGQRQRVALARALAVEPRVLLLDEPFGALDAKVREELRRWLRRLHDEIGLTSIFVTHDQKEALEIAHRVVVFNQGRIEQVGSPEEVYDHPATPFVYHFLGRANALTEGFVRPHEFALSARPAEGYRPGVLKHLRRVGAVARLEVEAVESGERIEIELPRSELGHLDLQEGSVVYYRPRRLERFAEVV, from the coding sequence GTGAACATTCGGATTGAGAACCTCAGCAAGCGCTTCGGCAGCTTTACCGCGCTGGAGGGCGTGAGCCTCGACGTCAGGAGCGGCGAACTGGTGGCCATCCTGGGCCCCTCCGGCTCGGGAAAGACCACGCTGTTGCGGGTGATCGCGGGCCTCGAGATCCCCGATACCGGCAGGGTGTGGTTTGGCGAGGAGGAGGCCACCTTTCGCCCGCCGGGCGAGCGGCGGGTGGGTTTCGTCTTCCAGCACTACGCGCTGTTCAAGCACATGACGGTCTTTGAGAACGTGGCCTTTGGGCTTCGGGTGCGCCCCCGCTCCCGCCGCCCGGATAGGCGGGCGCTCGAGGCCCGGGTGCACGAACTGCTGCGCTTGGTTCAGCTCGACTGGGCCGCCCAGCGCTACCCCGCCCAGCTCTCGGGCGGTCAGCGGCAGCGGGTCGCGCTGGCCCGGGCCCTCGCGGTCGAGCCCAGGGTGCTCTTGCTGGACGAGCCCTTCGGCGCGCTGGACGCCAAGGTACGCGAGGAGCTGCGCCGCTGGCTGCGCCGGCTGCACGATGAGATCGGTCTGACCAGCATCTTCGTCACCCACGACCAGAAAGAGGCGCTGGAGATCGCCCACCGGGTGGTGGTGTTCAACCAGGGCAGGATCGAGCAGGTGGGTTCTCCCGAGGAGGTCTACGACCACCCCGCCACGCCCTTCGTGTACCACTTTCTGGGGCGCGCCAATGCCCTTACCGAAGGCTTCGTCCGGCCCCACGAGTTCGCCCTTTCGGCCCGGCCCGCCGAGGGCTACCGCCCGGGCGTGCTCAAGCACCTGCGCCGGGTGGGGGCGGTGGCGCGGCTCGAGGTCGAGGCGGTGGAGTCCGGGGAGCGCATCGAGATCGAGCTGCCCCGCTCCGAGCTGGGGCATCTGGATCTGCAAGAGGGGTCGGTCGTCTACTACCGGCCCCGCCGGCTCGAGCGCTTTGCGGAGGTGGTCTAG
- the cysW gene encoding sulfate ABC transporter permease subunit CysW has product MSRALPALRRKPGGEAGWVRTALVGLALALVGLFLVLPLIAVFAQALHKGLGSYLGAITQPDAQASIRLTLTVVALVVPLNTLFGVAAAWAIAKYRFPGRSLLISLVELPLSVSPVISGLVYVLLFGRQGFLGPWLEAHDLKIIFALPGMVLATAFVTFSYVARELIPLMQAQGREEEEAALTLGASGWQVFWRVSLPSIRWGLLYGVIMCNARAMGEFGAVAVVSGHIRGLTTTMPLYVEMLYNEYQGAAAFAVASLLALLALGTLAAKSLLTWRMRREHSD; this is encoded by the coding sequence ATGAGCCGCGCCCTTCCCGCCCTTCGCCGAAAGCCTGGGGGCGAGGCGGGCTGGGTCAGAACCGCGCTGGTCGGGCTGGCCCTGGCCTTGGTGGGGCTTTTCCTGGTCTTGCCCCTCATCGCGGTGTTCGCCCAAGCCCTTCACAAGGGGTTGGGGAGCTACCTCGGGGCCATCACCCAGCCGGACGCGCAGGCTTCGATCCGGCTGACCCTCACGGTGGTGGCCCTCGTGGTCCCGCTCAATACCCTCTTTGGCGTCGCGGCGGCCTGGGCCATCGCCAAGTACCGCTTTCCCGGCCGCAGCCTCCTGATCTCCCTGGTCGAGCTTCCCCTCTCGGTCTCGCCGGTGATCTCGGGGCTGGTCTACGTGCTCCTTTTCGGGCGGCAGGGTTTCCTGGGACCCTGGCTCGAGGCCCACGACCTCAAGATCATCTTCGCCCTCCCCGGCATGGTGCTGGCGACGGCCTTCGTGACTTTTTCCTACGTGGCCCGCGAGCTTATCCCGCTGATGCAGGCCCAGGGCCGCGAGGAAGAGGAGGCCGCGCTGACGCTGGGGGCCTCGGGGTGGCAGGTCTTCTGGCGGGTCAGCTTGCCGAGCATCCGCTGGGGCCTGCTGTACGGCGTGATCATGTGCAACGCCCGCGCGATGGGTGAGTTCGGCGCGGTGGCGGTGGTCTCGGGGCACATCCGCGGCCTTACCACCACCATGCCCCTCTACGTGGAGATGCTCTACAACGAGTACCAGGGCGCGGCGGCCTTCGCGGTGGCCTCGCTGTTGGCCCTGCTGGCCCTGGGGACGCTGGCGGCCAAGAGCCTGTTGACCTGGAGGATGCGGCGTGAACATTCGGATTGA
- the cysT gene encoding sulfate ABC transporter permease subunit CysT yields MVTFPSRRSPRAILPGFALSLGYSLLYLSLIVLIPLAALVLKASSLSWGEFWAVVSSPRVVAALGLSFGAAAIASLVNVPLGLLLAWVLVRYEFPGRRLVDALVDLPFALPTAVAGITLTALLAPEGWVGSLLEPWGIKLAYTRLGVVLALVFIGIPFVVRTVQPVLEGLGKEFEEAALTLGASPWQTFRRVILPPLLPALLTGFSLAFARTLGEYGSVVFISGNLPFQTEIAPLLIVARLEQYDYTGAAAIGVGMLALALGLLLLINGIQVRLSRRLEGE; encoded by the coding sequence ATGGTGACGTTCCCTAGCCGCCGTTCCCCTCGAGCGATCCTGCCCGGTTTTGCGCTGTCGCTGGGCTATAGCCTCTTGTACCTGAGCCTGATCGTGCTGATCCCCCTGGCGGCGCTGGTTCTGAAGGCCTCGAGCCTCTCCTGGGGAGAGTTCTGGGCGGTGGTGTCCTCGCCGCGGGTGGTAGCGGCCTTGGGGCTTTCCTTCGGGGCCGCCGCTATCGCCTCGCTGGTTAACGTGCCCCTAGGGCTCCTGCTGGCCTGGGTACTGGTACGCTACGAATTCCCCGGCAGGCGCCTGGTGGACGCCCTGGTGGACCTCCCTTTCGCCCTGCCCACCGCGGTGGCGGGCATCACCCTCACCGCCCTGCTCGCCCCGGAGGGCTGGGTCGGCTCGCTCCTGGAACCTTGGGGCATCAAGCTGGCCTATACCCGGCTGGGGGTGGTGCTGGCGCTGGTGTTCATCGGGATCCCCTTCGTGGTGCGCACGGTACAGCCGGTGCTGGAGGGGCTGGGCAAGGAGTTCGAGGAGGCCGCCCTGACCCTGGGGGCCAGCCCCTGGCAGACCTTCCGCCGGGTGATCTTGCCCCCGCTGCTTCCCGCGTTGCTCACCGGCTTCAGTCTGGCCTTCGCCCGCACCTTGGGGGAGTACGGTTCGGTGGTGTTCATCTCGGGTAACCTGCCCTTCCAGACCGAGATCGCCCCCTTGCTGATCGTGGCGCGGCTGGAGCAGTACGACTACACGGGGGCGGCGGCCATCGGCGTGGGCATGCTGGCCCTTGCGCTGGGGCTGTTGCTGCTGATCAACGGCATACAGGTGCGGCTTTCCCGCCGCCTGGAGGGCGAATGA
- a CDS encoding sulfate ABC transporter substrate-binding protein: MLRPLLTLLALLAGAGLAQNLNLLNVSYDPTRELYAEINAAFAKYWKERTGQSLTINQSHGGSARQARSVIDGLEADVVTLALAYDIDAIADKGLLAANWQSRLPFNSSPYTSTIVFLVRKGNPKGIRDWEDLVKPGVQVITPNPKTSGGARWNFLAAWGFARRKYGSEERAQEFVAALYKNVPVLDSGARGSTTTFVERGIGDVLLAWENEAFLALKEFGADKFEIVVPSVSILAEPPVTWVDRTVQKKGTLVVAQAYLQFLYSQEGQEIIARNYYRPRLASVAQRYASRFPKISLFTVKDFGGWRAAQTRFFNDGGVFDRIYKPGP; the protein is encoded by the coding sequence ATGCTACGACCCTTGCTGACCCTACTGGCCCTGCTCGCCGGAGCGGGCCTGGCGCAAAACCTCAACCTGCTCAACGTTTCCTATGACCCTACCCGCGAACTCTACGCCGAGATCAACGCCGCCTTCGCCAAGTACTGGAAGGAGCGCACCGGCCAGAGCCTGACCATCAACCAGTCCCACGGCGGCTCGGCGCGGCAGGCCCGCAGCGTGATCGATGGCCTCGAGGCCGACGTGGTGACGCTGGCTTTGGCCTACGACATCGACGCCATCGCCGACAAGGGATTGCTGGCGGCCAACTGGCAAAGCCGCCTGCCCTTCAACAGCTCGCCCTACACCTCGACCATCGTGTTCTTGGTGCGGAAGGGCAACCCCAAGGGCATTCGGGACTGGGAAGACCTGGTAAAGCCGGGCGTCCAGGTCATCACCCCCAACCCCAAGACCTCGGGCGGGGCCCGCTGGAACTTCCTGGCCGCCTGGGGCTTCGCCCGGCGCAAGTACGGCAGCGAGGAGCGCGCCCAGGAGTTCGTGGCCGCGCTCTACAAGAACGTGCCGGTGCTCGACTCGGGAGCCCGCGGCTCGACCACCACCTTCGTCGAGCGGGGTATCGGCGATGTGCTCCTGGCCTGGGAGAACGAGGCTTTCCTGGCCCTCAAGGAGTTCGGGGCCGACAAGTTCGAGATCGTGGTCCCCTCGGTGAGCATCCTGGCCGAGCCGCCGGTGACCTGGGTGGACCGCACCGTGCAGAAAAAGGGCACCCTGGTGGTCGCCCAGGCCTACTTGCAGTTCCTCTACAGCCAGGAGGGGCAGGAGATCATCGCCCGCAACTACTACCGCCCGCGCCTGGCGAGCGTGGCCCAGCGCTACGCGAGCCGATTCCCCAAAATCTCCCTCTTTACCGTCAAGGACTTCGGCGGCTGGCGCGCGGCCCAGACCCGCTTCTTCAACGATGGCGGGGTGTTCGACCGGATCTACAAGCCCGGCCCGTAG
- the sat gene encoding sulfate adenylyltransferase, translated as MAPHGGALVNRLVQADPREYAHLPALELSERGYADLELIATGVYSPLEGFLGEADYRSVVERLRLASGLPWSLPITLSVPKAEARRYRGTVRLTRGGETVGLLEVAEQYEPDRHREALEVYRTTDPAHPGVAALLAQGEVNLAGRVSLFRLDRGEFPRYHFTPRETRALFRGWRTVVAFQTRNPIHRAHEYLHKVALEHLDGLFLNPLVGATKADDVPARVRMRAYEVLLERYYPPDRVVLGVYPAAMRYAGPREAILHAISRKNYGCTHFIVGRDHAGVGSYYGPYEAQEIFEAFRPEEIGIEILKFEHTFYCRTCGSIVSARTCPHDREHHLILSGTRVRELLRSGAPLPPEFTRPEVAEVLRAAYQTI; from the coding sequence GTGGCCCCGCACGGGGGAGCCTTGGTGAACCGCCTGGTGCAGGCCGATCCCCGTGAATACGCCCACCTTCCCGCCCTCGAGCTCTCCGAGCGCGGCTACGCCGACCTCGAGCTCATCGCCACCGGGGTGTACTCCCCGCTGGAGGGATTCTTGGGCGAGGCCGACTACCGCTCGGTGGTCGAGCGCCTGCGCCTGGCCAGCGGCCTGCCCTGGAGCCTTCCCATCACCCTAAGCGTACCCAAGGCCGAAGCCCGCCGGTACCGGGGCACGGTGCGCCTGACCCGAGGCGGCGAGACGGTGGGGCTCTTGGAGGTCGCCGAGCAGTACGAACCCGACCGGCACCGGGAGGCCCTCGAGGTCTACCGCACTACCGACCCCGCCCACCCCGGCGTGGCCGCCCTGCTGGCCCAGGGGGAGGTCAACCTGGCCGGGCGGGTGAGCCTATTCCGGCTGGACCGGGGGGAGTTCCCCCGCTACCACTTCACCCCCCGCGAGACCCGCGCCCTCTTTCGCGGTTGGCGCACGGTGGTGGCCTTCCAGACCCGCAACCCCATCCACCGCGCCCACGAGTACCTGCACAAGGTGGCGCTCGAGCACCTTGACGGCCTGTTCCTGAACCCCCTGGTGGGCGCCACCAAGGCCGACGACGTGCCCGCGAGGGTGCGGATGCGGGCTTACGAGGTATTGCTGGAGCGCTACTACCCCCCCGACCGGGTCGTGCTGGGGGTCTACCCCGCGGCCATGCGCTACGCCGGGCCGCGCGAGGCTATCCTGCACGCCATCAGCCGCAAGAACTACGGCTGCACCCACTTCATCGTGGGGCGCGACCACGCCGGGGTGGGCAGCTACTATGGCCCCTACGAGGCGCAGGAGATCTTCGAAGCTTTCCGCCCGGAGGAGATCGGCATCGAGATCCTCAAGTTCGAGCACACCTTCTACTGCCGTACCTGCGGCTCCATCGTCTCCGCGCGCACCTGCCCGCACGACCGGGAACACCACCTGATCCTCTCGGGGACCCGCGTGCGCGAGCTGCTGCGCTCGGGGGCCCCGCTGCCGCCGGAGTTCACCCGGCCCGAGGTGGCCGAGGTGCTGCGGGCGGCCTACCAGACAATCTAG
- a CDS encoding phosphoadenylyl-sulfate reductase, with the protein MNAPDAWSAETDPRVVIRWAMEEYPDSLMTSAFNLNGVVLIDLAAQAGYTGEVVFVDTGYHFPETLQTRERLAARYSQMRFVTLSAGLAPEPWGEERYRSDPDGCCAARKVAPLREYLARKNPSALLNARSRDQAATRAGLGFLEPGERLRVNPLAYWTREQLEAYARTRDLPVNPLYWSGFLSIGCWPCTRAVRPGEEARAGRWEGQGKTECGLWVGEKAL; encoded by the coding sequence GTGAACGCACCGGACGCCTGGAGCGCGGAGACCGATCCCCGGGTGGTCATCCGCTGGGCGATGGAGGAATACCCGGATTCGCTGATGACCAGCGCGTTCAATCTGAACGGGGTGGTGCTCATCGACCTGGCCGCCCAGGCCGGCTACACCGGCGAGGTGGTGTTTGTGGATACCGGCTACCACTTCCCCGAGACCCTGCAGACCCGCGAGCGCCTGGCGGCGCGCTATTCCCAGATGCGCTTTGTCACCCTGAGCGCCGGGCTCGCCCCGGAGCCCTGGGGCGAGGAGCGCTACCGCAGCGATCCCGATGGCTGCTGCGCCGCGCGCAAGGTGGCGCCGTTGCGGGAGTATCTGGCGCGAAAGAACCCCAGCGCCTTGCTCAACGCCAGGAGCCGCGACCAGGCCGCGACCCGGGCCGGGCTCGGTTTTCTGGAGCCTGGCGAACGCCTGCGCGTCAACCCGCTGGCCTACTGGACACGGGAGCAGCTCGAGGCCTACGCCCGCACGCGCGACCTACCCGTCAACCCGCTGTACTGGTCGGGTTTCCTGAGCATCGGCTGCTGGCCCTGTACCCGCGCGGTACGCCCCGGCGAGGAGGCCCGAGCGGGCCGCTGGGAAGGCCAGGGCAAGACCGAGTGCGGGCTGTGGGTGGGGGAGAAGGCGCTGTAG
- the cysC gene encoding adenylyl-sulfate kinase, with product MSGVVVWFTGLSGAGKTTLAKALEVHLYEAGHQVEHLDGDAVREHLSKGLGFSREDRDTNIRRIGFVANLLAKHGVIVLVSAISPYRVTREEVLAQAPKKLEVFVDAPLEALIQRDVKGLYAKALKGEIAHFTGVSDPYEPPLHPDVHLRTDQMSFQECLDRLLEALERLGVDVEVRA from the coding sequence ATGAGCGGGGTAGTGGTTTGGTTCACCGGGCTTTCCGGCGCGGGCAAAACCACCCTGGCCAAAGCCCTCGAGGTCCACCTCTACGAGGCGGGCCACCAGGTCGAACACCTCGACGGCGACGCGGTGCGCGAGCACCTGTCGAAGGGGCTGGGCTTTAGCCGCGAGGACCGCGACACCAACATAAGGCGTATCGGCTTCGTGGCCAACCTGCTGGCCAAGCACGGGGTGATCGTGCTGGTGAGCGCGATCAGCCCCTACCGGGTTACCCGCGAGGAGGTGCTCGCGCAAGCCCCCAAGAAGCTGGAGGTCTTTGTGGACGCCCCGCTGGAGGCGCTGATCCAGCGCGACGTGAAGGGGCTATACGCCAAGGCGCTCAAGGGGGAGATCGCCCACTTCACCGGCGTTTCCGACCCTTACGAGCCGCCCCTGCACCCCGATGTGCACTTGCGCACCGACCAGATGAGCTTCCAGGAGTGCCTGGACCGCCTGCTGGAGGCGCTCGAGCGGCTGGGAGTGGACGTGGAGGTGCGGGCGTGA